The Rubrobacter tropicus nucleotide sequence TCGGGAAGAACGCGAGCGCCAGCGGGGCGAGCAGGAACACCTGGGAGTTCATGTAGTTCTCGACGTCGGCGAGGTCCGTGATCCCGAACGCCTCCAACATCCCTTCGGGGTAGGCTTCCAGAAGCTGGTTCATCTGATCCGCGCTCCCGCTGAACGTGGTGAACGAGGCGACTATCGCCGCGCTGTAGAGACCGAGCGCCGCCCCCCAGATGAGCGCGCCCCTCGACTGCATCTTCGTGGTATGAAAGACGAGCGCCGAAAGCGTCGTCAGCGGCGCGGCCCGCCTGGCCGAGTGCTTTCCCCGCCCGCCAGCCTTCCGCAAGCCCAACACACCCATCACTTCCCTCCTTCTTGCCCGTAGTAGGTCAGGAAGATCTCCTCCAGGCTCGGACGCTCGTATTCCAGGCCAACCAGGCGGTGCTTCGAGGCCTGCTTGATCATCCCATCCGGCTCGGAATGGAGCGTGAACGAGAGCCTCGGCCCGGCGGCTCTCAGGTCTTCGACGCCCGGCAGCGCCGCGAAAGGCCCTCCGTCGACGGGCTCGTCGAAGGTGAGCGTCACGTGCCGGAAGGCTTTGTCCACTATCTCGTGGGTCGGCTCGACGGTCACGAGCTCGCCCTCGCGGATGATCCCGACGCGGTCGCAGACCCGCTCGACTTCGGAGAGAACGTGCGAGGAAAAGAACACCGTCCGCCCCTCGGCCTTCGTCTCCTCAACGACGTCGAGGAACTCCTCCTGGACAAGCGGGTCGAGGCCTCCGGTTGGCTCGTCCAGGATCAGGAGCGGCGGCCTGTGGAACATGGCCTGTATTAGCCCGATCTTCTGCTTGTTGCCCCGCGAGAGCCGCCGCATCGGACGGTGAAGGTCCGCCCCGAAACGCTCCGCCAACTCGTGCGCGTACCCGAGGTCCCCAACCCCGCGCAGCCTCGCGAAGAACCGTAGCAACCCATCCCCGGTCGTCCTGTCCTCCAGCGCGAACTCACCCGGAAGGTTCCCGACGCGGGCCCGCACCTCCACGCTCCGCTTCCGCGTGTCGAGACCGAAGATCTCGGCCCTTCCCGCCGTCGGCCTCATAAACCCGAGCAACGTCCGAATGGTGGTCGTCTTGCCGGCCCCGTTCGGCCCCAGAAACCCGAAGACTTCGCCCTCGTCCACTTCGAGGTCCACGTCTTTGATCCCGCGCCCCTTGCGCCCGTAGACTTTCGTTAGCCCCTCGGTGCTTATGACGGCGCCCACGTCCTACTCCTTACGCATCGCCCCTGTTTTCCGACGTTCCTTTTCCTCGTCCCAGCGCTCCAGGACGACGGGCAACTCCTTTTTCCAGAAAGCGTAGAAGTCCCGCATCTCTTCGAGGCCCTCCCTGGCCTCCCGGCTACCGGGGTCGAGGAGTCGCAGACCGCGCTCGGCCATCTCCTGGAACACCCCGATCAAGGCCATCTGCTGCCGCGTAGTCTCCTGCCAGGCGTCAGACTCCATGCGGAAGTAGTCCCGCCGCTCCCCGGGCCGACTCAACCGCCGTACCATCCCCATCTGCACGAGCGTACGCGTCGCCTGGCTGATAGAGCCCCGACTCGCCCTCAACTCGTTCGCCAACTCCCCGGCGGACCGCTCGGGCGGCTCCGCGGTCAACAATACCCCCAACACCCGCCCCAACATCCGCGATCCCCCGGCCCGCTCGAAGAGAAGACCGAAATCCTCCGCGTAATGCAAGCGCTCCTCGTCCACCTCCTCATCGTACTACTTTCATAAGTTTCAGTCAATACTGAAACAAGCACGGCGCTGCGCGCCTCTCAGCACGCTCCGGCTTCGCCTGCGCTTTCGGCACGCATCGGCCTGCTACGAGCAGTCCTCGCTTTCAGCCTGTCAGCTTCTTGCCTCGCAAGGCCAGACCGGGCGGCGCAAAGCGTGGCGGTTCGGGTGTAGCGGGGCGTTATGTCCAAAGACGACTGGCTGAAAGCCTCCGTAGGAGGCGTGCTGAGAGCGAGGGCCGCAAGGCCCGAAGCGCGCTGAGAGCGGAGCCCTTAGGGCGTAGCGGGCTGACGAGCTGCCCGTAGGGCGGCGTGCTTACCCGCCGAACAGGCGGGACCAGAAGCCGCGGTTCTTCAGGGCGTTGAGTTCGGCTTCGAGGCGGACCCGGTCCTCGGAGAGGGCGGATTTCTCTTCGGTGAGTTTGGTGTGTTGTTCGACCAGGCGGCTGCGGTCCTCTTCCAATCTTTGCTTCTCTTCTTCGAGGGTCGAGATGGTCTTTTCCTGGAGTTCGCGTTGGAACTCGACGAGGTTGAGGCGTTCGATCTCGGACCAGAGGCGGTCTATCTCCATGCGGGCCGCGTCGCGTTCCTGGCGGACCTCGTCGATCCGGCGGGTACGTTCTTCGAGGCGGGTCTTGTAGTCCTGTCCCTGCTGCAGCAGGCGTTCGTAGCGCTCGAAGGGTACGGCGGGCAGGCGGGAGTTCGTGGGAGGGTCCTCTCCGATGACTTCGCCCTCGAAGATCTCCTCTTCGGCCGCCTCCGCCTCCAACTCGCGCGCGAGGTTCAGGACCTCGCCCAGAGAGAGACCGAGATCCCCGTTCTCCCCGCGCCCGGCCCTGAGACGTCCCTCCTGCACGAAGCGCCGGACCCTCTCCGGGGTCACGTCCAGCACCGCCGCCGCCCCGTTAAGCCCGATGCGCTCCTCTTCCATGCGGGGCATTTTACTTGAGAATGAGGCGTCAGGCATCAGGCCACAGGCTTCAGATTTTTGCCTCGATAAGCGATCCTCACACCGTAACAACTTGGCAGGTTGCTGGCCGCGGCATCACCCTGCAGAGCTTTCCCCGACACCTGAAACCTGTGGCCTGATGCCTACTCTTCAGGCCTTTACCACCTCGCCGTTCTGCACTTCGACCGGGATCTCTGGCAGCGGGGTCTGGGCAGGGCCGGAGACTACCTCGGCGCCGTTGGCCGGGTCGAAGACCGAGCCGTGGCACGGGCAGGCAAGCTGGGCGTTCTTGTAGGCGACGGTGCAGCCCGCGTGGGTGCAGATGGCGGAGTAGGCCACGAAGTTTCCGTCGTCCAGGTGGATCAGCACGGCGTCCTTGCCCCCGTCCTTGAACTTCACGGCGCTCCCCGGCGCGACCTCGGACTCCTGCGCGATGGCGGACCCGCCGGACGTGGCACCCGCCATGGTGGTCTCGCCCGACATCATCGTCGTCTCCCCCGAAGCGGGGCCGGAAGCCGCCGGGGTGCTCGCCCCGCCACCGGAGCCGCCACCGGAGCCGCTACCCGATCCTCCGGAGCTTCCACCGCCGCCGCAGGCCGCCAGGGAGGCGGAGGCTGCCCCGACGCCGAGGGCAGCGGAGAGACGGATGAACGTTTCGCGCGAGATCTTCCCCAAAGCATCCTCCTTTTTGCGGACAGACACTCGGATATACGTGACCGGCACGGCTTTGGTTCTATCCGGGCGCGTCGGCCCTTGAGATAAAGTTATCATAGAGGACCGCGGCCAGGATGCCACCGATTATGGGACCGATTATGTAGATCAGGGCCAGGTCCCAGTTGTTCCAGGCCACGATTATCGGGCCGAGGGCGCGGGCCGGGTTGACGGCCGCCCCGGTCGTCGGGCCGCCTATGAAGATGGCGGCGGCGAGCGCGAACCCGACCGCTATCGGCGCCACGCCGGCCGGCGCCCTCTCGTCGGTGGCGACCGAGATGACCACGAACACGAGGATGAAAGTTATGAAGATCTCGACGAGCACGGCCTGCAAGAAGCCGACGCCGGGCCCGGTCGCGGGGGAGGCGAGGCCGACCTGGTTGCGGGCCTCGGCCCCGAACGTGATCCAGGTCGCGACGGCGGCCAGGATGGCCCCCAATAGCTGCGCCCCTATGTAGGCCGGCACGAAGTTCCAGGGAAACTTCCTGGTAACGGCGAGGCCTAGGGTTATCGCCGGGTTCAGATGTGCCCCCGAGACGTGCCCGAGGGCGGCGACCAGGGCGACCAGCACGAGGCCGAAGGCGAGTGGTATGGCGAGCGAGTCGTAGGGCAGGCCCGTTATCGGCCGCTCGAGGACGGTCGCCACGACAACGGCGGTGCCGGTGTAGACCAGGATAAAGGTGCCGATAAGCTCCGCCACGGCGGCGGGCAACACGTTAGAGCCGATCTGGCTCCCGTAGAGGCCGGTGCCCGACCCGGAACCCGAACGCTCCCTGGCGCTTCTCCTCTGCACGCCTCCCCGCCCCGCCCCGCCGGAACCGCGGCCAGAGGTCGGCGTGGCCTGCCGCTCGCCCAGGAACGGCTCGTCGAGCAGGCCCTCGTCGCGGTCGTAACCCCGGTCGCGGCGGGAGCCGCCCTCGCGTGGGGGAAGATCCCAGTTCAGGTCGTCTTCCCTTCCACCCCTATCCGACATTCGTGTCTCCCCTCTGCTGCCATGAGGCGCTGATCGTTGTATGACGCGATGATTCCGGCTTTCCTACCCGCCCTGCCGTATTTGTATGTGTCGTCCTTATCCCGCGCCCCCCGCGGCGCATATGTAAGATGGGAACGACATCGGAGCTGGAGAGGAGATCTGCCCTTGAACGGCATGGTGTGGGTGCGCGTCCTGGTTGGCGCCGTGTGGCTGAACGGCGGGATCGAGAAACTGCTGAACCCGGATTTCCCCCGACAATTCGCCGATAGCCTGGCGGCCGGCGGCTTCGTCTCCCAGGCGCCCCCGTTTTTCCGCGGGTTCATGCAGGGCACGGTGGTCCCGAACGCCGAGCTCTTCGCGCAGATAGTGCGGGCCGGCGAGCTCACGCTCGGCATCGCGTTGCTGCTCGGTTTTCTTACCAACCTCGCGGCCGTTGGCAGCATCGTTTTGAGCTCCATGATCCTGCTCTCCGCGGGCGGCGTGCGGCTCGGGACGGGCCTCGGGGCCCCCGAGTTCATCACCATAAACGTGCTGGTGGCCCTGATTTCGCTGGTCATCATCTTCAGCCCCGCCGCCAAACGCCTCTCCGTGGACGCGGGCCTCGCCCGCCGAAGCCCCGGCCTCTCGCCCCTGCTGGTCAACCGCAGAGAACGGACCTGAGCTTGCGCCTCTCCCGTCCGCGGCATATATTCCCGACCATGCTCTGACGCGCAAACCCGCTTCCAGCAAGGCCTCCCCCGGGCGGCGCCCGCCGACACACCCGCCGAACGAGGAGGCCCCGAGCATGAACTTTCCACCCATCCCCGAAGACTTCGTCCGCACCCAGACCTCGCTCCACGGCGACGCGGGCGCCGCCTGGCTGGACCGCCTGCCGGCCCTCACCGGAGAGTTCGAGGAACGCTGGTCCCTGTCCGTAGGCCCCCCGTTCCCGAACCTCTCCTACAACTGGGTGGCGCCCGCGCTCCGCGAGGGCGGCACGCCCGCAGTCCTGAAACTCTCATTCCCCGGGGAGAAGGAGTTCGGGACCGAGGCCGCGGCGCTGGAGGTCTTCGCCGGCGGGGGCATCTGCCGCCTGCTGGAGTTGGACCTAGACAGGGGAGCGATGCTTCTGGAACGCCTCGAACCGGGGACGCCGCTCACCGCCCTCCGAAGCGACGAAGAGGCAACCGCCACGGCCGCGGGCGTGATGAAGAAGCTCTGGCGCCCCGCCCCGGCCGGCCACGCGTTCCCAACGGTCGCGGACTGGGCCAGGGGCTTCGACCGTCTGAGACGGCGTTTCGGCGGCGGCACGGGGCCGATGCAGGCCCGGCTCGTCGAGGAGGCCGAGTCTCTCTTCGCCGACCTCCTCGCCTCGCAGGGCGAGCCGCTCCTGCTCCACGGCGACCTACACCAGGAGAACATCCTGAAAGCGGGCCGCGAACCGTGGCTCGCCATAGACCCTAAAGGCGTGGTCGGCGAAGCGGCCTACGACACCGCGGCACTCCTCCACAACCCGGCACAAGCGCTCGACACGCCAGACCCGAAGAAGCTCCTCGAACGGCGCCTCGAGGTGCTATCGGGAGAACTCGGCCTCGACCGCGCCCGCATCCGGGCATGGGGCCTGGCCCAGGCCGTCCTCGCCGGATACTGGACCCTGGAAGACGGCGGAAGCGTGTGGGACGAGGCGTTGGTTTTCGCCCGGTTGCTCGAAGAGATCGAGGATTAGAGCGGTTTGTGGAGGTATCGAGCCCATCGCGAAAAGGCTCTCGGATTCTAAGGCTTTGAGGTCCTCGGGTTCTCGGGGGTGGAGGATCGGGGCTTCTATGGGGTTTCGTGGCGCGCCCCTCGAGACCTCGGTGCCTCGAGGCCTCACGGCCGACGAGGGTCCGTCCTTACGCAAACCGCTGTAGGGACCGTCTTTATTCCGCGGGCCGTCGGTCCGCCGGGCAGGTTCGAAACCCGCCCCTACGAGGGTGTGGGGTGTTTGCGGGTGTTCGGCGGCTTGCAACGGTCGAGACCCCGCGATACGGTGCCCGTGGTTTACACACGGTCGAGGAGAACGCTTGAGCGAACACGACAACAACCCGCCGGTCTCTACCGGGCGGGGCGACGACGGGACCACCACCCTGCTCGGCTCGGGCAGGATGGGCAAGAACGACCCACGGATAGTCGTGCTCGGCGACGTGGACGAGGCAAGCTCTTTTCTGGGCCTGGCCCGCGCCGAGGCGGAAGGGGAACTTGCGGAGCTCCTGATCGAGTTGCAGCGGCTCCTCTACCGGGTCATGGGCGACGTCGCCATGCCCAAAGAGGACGATCTCGTCGGAGAGGCCGATCTGGATCTCGTGGACCGGGCGCTCGAGGATTGGCGGAACCGGACCGAGATCCCCAGAGAGTTCGTCATTCCCGGCGAGAGCCGGCTCGGGGCGCTGCTCGACGTCGCCCGCTCCGTCGTGCGCCGCGCGGAGCGGAGCCTCGTCGCCGCCGGCTACGGACAGGGACACCCCTACGCCGTCAGGGTAGTCAACCGGCTCTCCGACCTGCTCTTCGTCGTCGCGCGCAACGCGGACGGCGGCAAGACCCTGTCGAAAGGATGAAATAGCCCGGAACTCGACGCTCACCTTTAGCGGCGTGCATGGGGTATGAACCTGGAGTTGGCAAGGTCTTGAGGTTTTGAGGCATCGAGGTCTCGAGGGGCGCGCCACGAAACCAAGAGAAAGTCCCGGCCCTCCACCCCTAAAAGCCTCCAGAACCTGAAAGCCTAAAAACCTCCCTACCTCGTGGCCCGTTCGCGACGGGCCCCATCCTTCCGCAAACCGCTGTAATATGTCGTCCATCTGACGAAGAACGAGAGGGGGAACGGTGGCGGTTGACTTCGGGGTGTTCGTGCCGCAGGGCTGGCGGATGGACCTCGTTGGGATAGAAGATCCCTACGAGCAGTACGAGGCGATGACGCGGGTGGCGAAGGTCGCGGACGGGACCGGCGCCTACGATTCCATCTGGGTCTACGACCACTTCCACACCGTCCCCGAACCGACCAGGGAGACCACCTTCGAGGCGTGGACCATAAGCGCCGGGTTGGCGCGGGACACAGATAGGGTCAAGATCGGGCAGATGGTCACCTGCAACGGCTACCGCAACCCGGCGCTGCTGGCCAAGATGGCCTCGACGGTCGACGTCATGAGCAACGGGCGGCTGCTCTTCGGGCTCGGGGCCGGCTGGTACGAGCACGAGTGGCTCGCCTACGGCTACGGCTTCCCCGAGGTACCCGTCAGGATGCGCATGTTCAAGGAGGCGTGCGAGATCATCCACCGCATGTTCACCGAAGACGACCTCGTCTTCGACGGCGAGTTCTACAAACTGGACAAACCGATAAACGAGCCAAAAGGCGTGAGCGAACCGCACCCGCCGATCTGGATCGGGGGCGGCGGCGAAAAAGTAACCCTGAAGCTCGTGGCCCGCTACGGCGACGCCTGTAACGTCGGCGGCGATATCGACACCCTCAAACACAAGTTCGAGGTTCTAAAAGGCCACTGCGAGAACGAGAACCGCCCCTACGAAGACATCACCCGCTCCACCTCCATAAACGCCTACCTGCTCGAACCCGGCGAGAACCCCGAAGAAGCGACCAGAGAGGCCCGCGGCCCCAAGAGCTACGACGAGTACAGCCAGGAGTTCATGGTAGGCACCGCAGACGAGATCGTAGAACGCCTCCAGCCGATGGCCGACGCGGGCGTCAACTACTTCATAGCCTACCTGCCCCGCGTCGCCCACGAGCCCGAGATGGTCGAGCGCTTCGCGAAAGAGGTAGTGCCAGCGGTCTCCTAGAAGAGTCAGCCTGTCAGCACTTCAGCTAGTCAGCACTTCAGCTTCTTGCTGACGGGCTGAGAGCGGGGCCTGCGGAGCGGGGCGAAGCGGGGCGATGCGGGCTGACCGGCTGACGGGCTCTACCCGGCCGGCTTCTCCACCCATTCAGGTTCCGGCGTTATGTTCGGCTCCGGCTTGTTGCCCGGTCCGTCGAGGCCCGTGGAGGTGACGGTCATCAGGGGACGGACCTTTATGTCGTGGTCGCAGACGGCCTGGCAGGAGAGGCGGACCTCCCCAAGAAGGTTGCGGCTCTGGAGGACTTCGAGCTCGGCCCGCGTCATCCGGTCGGGTTCGCCTTCGAGGTACTCGATGCGACAGGTGGTGCACTTGGCGTACGCGCCGCAGCGGTGGAGGATGTCGACGCCGGCGTCCTCCTCGATGGCGAGGACCAGCCGCTTGCCCTCCCCGACGTCGAAAGTGCCAGCGCCTTCTACTTCGATCCTGGGCAAAAGAGGTCCTTTCCAGCTTTCAGCCATCAGCCGTCAGCGGTTGGCTTACCGACGCCGCATTGTATCCCAACGCCGATTTCGGCTCTCATCTGGGGAACGCCACGTCTTTGGAGCGGACGACGGACGGTTTTCTGGCTGAAAGCTGAAAGCTGATTGCTGATCGCTCCCCAAATCGTCTAAACTCCCTTCTACGAAAGGGGGCCCGTTTGGACCAGACACCGCCATCCATCAAGGTAGAGAAGCCCTGGGGGAAGTTCGAGCAGTACACGCACAACCTGCCCTCCACGGTCAAGATCATCACGGTCGCCCCCGGCGGCACGCTCTCGCGCCAGTACCACCACCACCGCGACGAGCTGTGGGTGGTCATAGACCCCGGCGCGTGCGTCGAGTTGGACGAGAAGGTCCTCTCGCCGGAGCCCGGTGAGAAGCTCTACATCCCCCGCGGGACGGTCCACAGGCTGTCGGCGGATGGCAAGGAGCCCGTTCGGATACTCGAGGTCTCCTTCGGGGAGTTCGACGAGGAAGACATAGTGCGCCTCGAAGACGTCTACGGCCGCGCGGTTCAGTGATCCCGGGCCGAGACCCGGGTGGGGGCTAGCGGCAGGGGCGGTCCCCGCCGCCCAGGACGCGAAGGGCCGCAGAACCGCCCCCCAAACAGGACGCGCAGGTCCGGAGAAAGCCCGGCCGGGCCCAACCTCCTGACGGTAGTGGCGGCCCTGCTCGTCCTCGCGTTGCTCGTCGTGGTGGCCGTCTTCCTTTGGCGGACCCTGGGTGATGAGGTGCCCGGCTCCAGCGTCGCCGAGGACTCCATAGACTCGGGCCGAGAGCCGAAGGTGGAGATCACCAACGGCCCCGGAAGCGTCACCGTAGAGGGGGCGGAAGGCTCCGAAGCCGTCGAGTACGAGGTAACGCGGTACGCGGTCGCCGGGGACCCGGCGGCGGCCAGGAGCGCGGCGTCCGAGGTCCCCGTCAACGTGGCGCGCGAGGGATCGACGGTGACGCTGGAGACGAACGGCGGCGGCGAGACGGGCGCGGACTACTCGGTTGTGGTCCCGGCCGGCGGCGGCGTCGAGGTGGAGTCCGAAGAGGGTGACGTGGAGGTTTCGGGGGTGGACGGCGCCGTTACGGTGCGGGCGGCATCGGGCGACGTGGCGGTAAGGGACGTCGCCGGGGACATCACGGTCGAGGCCGAGATGGGCGACGTCGTAGTTGGCGGCATCAGGACGGACACGGGCAACGTGGAGCTTGCCGTCGAGTCCGGGGACGTCGCGCTGGAGGACCTGATCGTGGGCACCCTCGAGGCAACGGTGGAGACGGGCGACGTGACCCTCTCGGGGCGCTTCTCGGGCGACGGCCGCGTCTCCGTCGGCACGGGCGACGTGACGGCCCGTCTCCCCTCGGACGACGTCACGGACCTCTCCCTGGAGACCCTGGTCGGCAAAGTCTCGCGCGACACACCCGACGAGAACGCGCGGCCCGAAAACCGGAAGGGCGGCAACGAGTAGTGGACCGTCACCGCGGCAGGTACGGCGGCTCCCCGGAGGACTTCTGGGGGGCGCTGCGGGGCGCCTGGCTCGCCCCGAGGGATTTCTTCGCCGGGCTCGACCCCGACGCCGGGTTCGTCAGGCCGACCCTCTTCGTCTCGATGGTCCTCTACCTCAACCTGGTGCTGGGGGAGGCGTTGCAGGCGGTCTGGGCAGGGGAGTTCAACGTCGGCTTCCTATACGTGCTCTTCTTCGGGCTCGTCGTCTCCCTGGTGCTCGCCCCTTTCCTCATCTCCGGCCTTGCCGTGCTCGTGCAGGTAATCCACGCCGGAGGCCCGTCCCGCCACGGCTTCCGCACCCTGTACCGCCACCTCGCCTACGCGGCCGGCATCGGAATAGTGCTCTGGGTCCCCTTCGGCCCGCTCGTGGCCATCCCCTACGGCGCCTACGTCGCAACCACGGCCGTAAGATCGGCCCTCGACGCCGACTGGCGCCGGGCGGCGGCGGCGGCCCTGATCCCGCTAGGAGCTGTGGTTCTGATCCTGCTCCTGCTAACGGGCCTGGACGAGATCCCCGACCTCCTGACGAACCCACCAGGAAGCTGACGCTTCAGCCCGCTGCGCCCTGCTTCGCAGGACTCCGCTTGTCAGCCCGGCGCTTCGCGCCTCGTCAGCCCGCTCCGGCTTCGCCTGCGCTCTCAGTTTCTTGCCGGGTGAGGCCCGACCGGGTAGCGTTATAAGTGGCGGTTCCAGCGTCGTGAAGAGCAACGTGTACAGACGACTAGCTGACAAGCTGAAAGCGAGGGCCGCAAGGCCCGAAGCGTGCCGAGAGCGGAGCCCTGCGAAGCAGGGCGCAGCGGGCTGACGAGCCGCCGTCAGGCGGCGTGCTGTCTCAGCGCGAGCGCGGTGAGGAGCGCGGAGCCGCGGGGCAGTATCTTCTCGTCGAAGGCGAACTGGGGCGTGTGCAGGCCGGAGACGTCTTCTCCGACGCCGAGCCAGACGAAGGCGCCGGGGATTCTTTGCAGGAAGTATGCGAAGTCTTCTGCGCCCATAGAGGGGTTCGGCAGTTCCAGGACGGAGTCCTCGCCGAAGAGGCCTACGGCCACCTTCAGGGCGTTGGCCGACACGCCCGCGTCGTTTCTGGTGACGGGGTAGGAGAAGCGGTAGTCGAGGGTCGCGTCGCCGCGCATGCCGCGGGAGACCCCCCGGGCGAGGGCTTCTATCCTCTCCGGCATCTTTTGGCGGAGGTCTTCGTTGAGGGTTCGGACGGTGCCGCCAATCCGGGCCTTCTCGGGGATGACGTTGAAGGCGGTTCCGGCCCCGATCTCCCCCACCGTCAGCACCGCGGGCTCGACCGGGTCGACCTCGCGGGACACGACCGTCTGCAGGGCGATGACGACCTGGGCGGCGATCACGACGGCGTCGGCGGAGAGGTGCGGCATCGCGCCGTGTCCGCCCGTGCCCTTGATCTCCATCTCGAAGGCGTCGGCGGCGGCCATGATCGGGCCCGCCTTGGTCGCCACGGTCCCGAACGGCAACCCCGGCCACAGGTGCAACGCGAAGATGGAATCGAGCCCCTCGGCCACGCCCTCCTCGACCATGACCTCTCCCCCGCCCCCGCCCTCCTCGGCGGGCTGGAAGATGAATCGGACGGTCCCATCCAGCCCGTCCCTCATGCCGCAGAGCGCGTGGGCGGCTCCTACGAGCATGCTCGTGTGACCGTCGTGGCCGCAGGCGTGCATCTTGCCCTCGATCTCGGAGGCGAAATCGAGGCCCGTTTCCTCCGTGATGGGGAGCGCGTCCATGTCGGCCCTCAGGCCGACCGTCGGCCCGTCTCCCCCGCCCTTCAGCGTCGCGACTATGCCGTTCTCGGCGACGCCGGTCTC carries:
- a CDS encoding ABC transporter ATP-binding protein, whose product is MGAVISTEGLTKVYGRKGRGIKDVDLEVDEGEVFGFLGPNGAGKTTTIRTLLGFMRPTAGRAEIFGLDTRKRSVEVRARVGNLPGEFALEDRTTGDGLLRFFARLRGVGDLGYAHELAERFGADLHRPMRRLSRGNKQKIGLIQAMFHRPPLLILDEPTGGLDPLVQEEFLDVVEETKAEGRTVFFSSHVLSEVERVCDRVGIIREGELVTVEPTHEIVDKAFRHVTLTFDEPVDGGPFAALPGVEDLRAAGPRLSFTLHSEPDGMIKQASKHRLVGLEYERPSLEEIFLTYYGQEGGK
- a CDS encoding GbsR/MarR family transcriptional regulator; its protein translation is MDEERLHYAEDFGLLFERAGGSRMLGRVLGVLLTAEPPERSAGELANELRASRGSISQATRTLVQMGMVRRLSRPGERRDYFRMESDAWQETTRQQMALIGVFQEMAERGLRLLDPGSREAREGLEEMRDFYAFWKKELPVVLERWDEEKERRKTGAMRKE
- a CDS encoding QcrA and Rieske domain-containing protein; the encoded protein is MGKISRETFIRLSAALGVGAASASLAACGGGGSSGGSGSGSGGGSGGGASTPAASGPASGETTMMSGETTMAGATSGGSAIAQESEVAPGSAVKFKDGGKDAVLIHLDDGNFVAYSAICTHAGCTVAYKNAQLACPCHGSVFDPANGAEVVSGPAQTPLPEIPVEVQNGEVVKA
- a CDS encoding MIP/aquaporin family protein, which gives rise to MSDRGGREDDLNWDLPPREGGSRRDRGYDRDEGLLDEPFLGERQATPTSGRGSGGAGRGGVQRRSARERSGSGSGTGLYGSQIGSNVLPAAVAELIGTFILVYTGTAVVVATVLERPITGLPYDSLAIPLAFGLVLVALVAALGHVSGAHLNPAITLGLAVTRKFPWNFVPAYIGAQLLGAILAAVATWITFGAEARNQVGLASPATGPGVGFLQAVLVEIFITFILVFVVISVATDERAPAGVAPIAVGFALAAAIFIGGPTTGAAVNPARALGPIIVAWNNWDLALIYIIGPIIGGILAAVLYDNFISRADAPG
- a CDS encoding TQO small subunit DoxD, with the translated sequence MVWVRVLVGAVWLNGGIEKLLNPDFPRQFADSLAAGGFVSQAPPFFRGFMQGTVVPNAELFAQIVRAGELTLGIALLLGFLTNLAAVGSIVLSSMILLSAGGVRLGTGLGAPEFITINVLVALISLVIIFSPAAKRLSVDAGLARRSPGLSPLLVNRRERT
- a CDS encoding aminoglycoside phosphotransferase family protein gives rise to the protein MNFPPIPEDFVRTQTSLHGDAGAAWLDRLPALTGEFEERWSLSVGPPFPNLSYNWVAPALREGGTPAVLKLSFPGEKEFGTEAAALEVFAGGGICRLLELDLDRGAMLLERLEPGTPLTALRSDEEATATAAGVMKKLWRPAPAGHAFPTVADWARGFDRLRRRFGGGTGPMQARLVEEAESLFADLLASQGEPLLLHGDLHQENILKAGREPWLAIDPKGVVGEAAYDTAALLHNPAQALDTPDPKKLLERRLEVLSGELGLDRARIRAWGLAQAVLAGYWTLEDGGSVWDEALVFARLLEEIED
- a CDS encoding cob(I)yrinic acid a,c-diamide adenosyltransferase — encoded protein: MSEHDNNPPVSTGRGDDGTTTLLGSGRMGKNDPRIVVLGDVDEASSFLGLARAEAEGELAELLIELQRLLYRVMGDVAMPKEDDLVGEADLDLVDRALEDWRNRTEIPREFVIPGESRLGALLDVARSVVRRAERSLVAAGYGQGHPYAVRVVNRLSDLLFVVARNADGGKTLSKG
- a CDS encoding LLM class F420-dependent oxidoreductase gives rise to the protein MAVDFGVFVPQGWRMDLVGIEDPYEQYEAMTRVAKVADGTGAYDSIWVYDHFHTVPEPTRETTFEAWTISAGLARDTDRVKIGQMVTCNGYRNPALLAKMASTVDVMSNGRLLFGLGAGWYEHEWLAYGYGFPEVPVRMRMFKEACEIIHRMFTEDDLVFDGEFYKLDKPINEPKGVSEPHPPIWIGGGGEKVTLKLVARYGDACNVGGDIDTLKHKFEVLKGHCENENRPYEDITRSTSINAYLLEPGENPEEATREARGPKSYDEYSQEFMVGTADEIVERLQPMADAGVNYFIAYLPRVAHEPEMVERFAKEVVPAVS
- a CDS encoding 2Fe-2S iron-sulfur cluster-binding protein; translated protein: MPRIEVEGAGTFDVGEGKRLVLAIEEDAGVDILHRCGAYAKCTTCRIEYLEGEPDRMTRAELEVLQSRNLLGEVRLSCQAVCDHDIKVRPLMTVTSTGLDGPGNKPEPNITPEPEWVEKPAG
- a CDS encoding phosphomannose isomerase type II C-terminal cupin domain, which translates into the protein MDQTPPSIKVEKPWGKFEQYTHNLPSTVKIITVAPGGTLSRQYHHHRDELWVVIDPGACVELDEKVLSPEPGEKLYIPRGTVHRLSADGKEPVRILEVSFGEFDEEDIVRLEDVYGRAVQ
- a CDS encoding DUF4097 family beta strand repeat-containing protein, with product MGASGRGGPRRPGREGPQNRPPNRTRRSGESPAGPNLLTVVAALLVLALLVVVAVFLWRTLGDEVPGSSVAEDSIDSGREPKVEITNGPGSVTVEGAEGSEAVEYEVTRYAVAGDPAAARSAASEVPVNVAREGSTVTLETNGGGETGADYSVVVPAGGGVEVESEEGDVEVSGVDGAVTVRAASGDVAVRDVAGDITVEAEMGDVVVGGIRTDTGNVELAVESGDVALEDLIVGTLEATVETGDVTLSGRFSGDGRVSVGTGDVTARLPSDDVTDLSLETLVGKVSRDTPDENARPENRKGGNE
- a CDS encoding YIP1 family protein, producing MDRHRGRYGGSPEDFWGALRGAWLAPRDFFAGLDPDAGFVRPTLFVSMVLYLNLVLGEALQAVWAGEFNVGFLYVLFFGLVVSLVLAPFLISGLAVLVQVIHAGGPSRHGFRTLYRHLAYAAGIGIVLWVPFGPLVAIPYGAYVATTAVRSALDADWRRAAAAALIPLGAVVLILLLLTGLDEIPDLLTNPPGS
- a CDS encoding M20 metallopeptidase family protein, which encodes MDVASLQNLQSEIEEEYGEKISALRRDIHREPELGFDTKKTAEKVLAALEGLPLDIETGVAENGIVATLKGGGDGPTVGLRADMDALPITEETGLDFASEIEGKMHACGHDGHTSMLVGAAHALCGMRDGLDGTVRFIFQPAEEGGGGGEVMVEEGVAEGLDSIFALHLWPGLPFGTVATKAGPIMAAADAFEMEIKGTGGHGAMPHLSADAVVIAAQVVIALQTVVSREVDPVEPAVLTVGEIGAGTAFNVIPEKARIGGTVRTLNEDLRQKMPERIEALARGVSRGMRGDATLDYRFSYPVTRNDAGVSANALKVAVGLFGEDSVLELPNPSMGAEDFAYFLQRIPGAFVWLGVGEDVSGLHTPQFAFDEKILPRGSALLTALALRQHAA